Proteins found in one Larimichthys crocea isolate SSNF chromosome I, L_crocea_2.0, whole genome shotgun sequence genomic segment:
- the LOC109138036 gene encoding immunoglobulin superfamily member 21, producing MFTWSKVGGRLLDGSEEHDGRELVLERVPAELNGSMFRCTAENPLGSTDTHTRLIVFDNPRLKKGKEHFVAISIAVNQCSLTFLSMLLALSFTCELT from the exons ATGTTCACCTGGTCCAAGGTCGGTGGGCGTCTGCTGGATGGCAGTGAGGAGCATGATGGAAGAGAACTTGTCCTGGAGAGGGTTCCCGCTGAGCTTAATGGATCTATGTTCCGCTGTACAGCCGAGAATCCTCTGGGCTCCACAGACACCCACACTCGCCTAATTGTGTTCG ATAACCCAAGATTGAAGAAGGGAAAAGAGCATTTTGTTG CCATCAGCATAGCAGTCAATCAGTGCTCCCTCACATTCCTGTCCATGTTGCTGGCCCTGAGCTTTACCTGTGAGCTGACGTGA